From the Babylonia areolata isolate BAREFJ2019XMU chromosome 15, ASM4173473v1, whole genome shotgun sequence genome, one window contains:
- the LOC143290211 gene encoding uncharacterized protein LOC143290211 — MKWKESKMTAKGESSGHHNNDATPTTYSPLTRKTSGLLHHHQDSYSPPQQVADACTTSPYSQKKKDSKNSSSQYDALPIGTLGTYDPAADEIDYSFYQNARPNRRRLLYCRSLEADAAAEEEPRSGDGGPVVNGNGRRKHRGRKEMGWARGGGGGGAGGSGSEAADMAEDSLMEEAELSTETLYVMLLVLASTAVTMLAAYLILL; from the coding sequence ATGAAGTGGAAGGAAAGCAAGATGACAGCCAAGGGGGAGAGCAGCGGCCACCACAACAACGATGCCACGCCCACCACTTACTCCCCCTTGACCCGGAAAACGTCaggcctcctccaccaccaccaggacagcTACTCACCGCCGCAGCAGGTCGCCGACGCCTGCACCACCTCCCCTTACAGCCAGAAGAAAAAAGACTCCAAAAACTCCTCCTCCCAGTACGACGCCCTGCCCATCGGCACGCTGGGGACCTACGACCCGGCCGCCGACGAGATCGACTACAGCTTCTACCAAAACGCGCGCCCGAACCGCCGCCGGCTGCTGTACTGCCGCTCCCTGGAGGCCGAcgcggcggcggaggaggagcCTCGGTCGGGGGACGGGGGCCCCGTCGTCAATGGCAACGGCCGCCGGAAGCACCGCGGGCGGAAGGAGATGGGCTGGGcgaggggcggaggagggggaggggcagggggatcgGGATCGGAGGCGGCGGACATGGCGGAGGATAGTCTGATGGAGGAGGCGGAGCTGTCCACGGAGACTCTGTACGTCATGCTACTGGTGCTGGCCTCCACCGCCGTCACCATGCTGGCTGCCTACCTCATCCTCTTGTGA